Sequence from the Caretta caretta isolate rCarCar2 chromosome 8, rCarCar1.hap1, whole genome shotgun sequence genome:
TATTTCTTAACGCAGTGAATGCGTTAACATTTAGCCCAGTATTATTTTTTGAGTGATGTTTCAATAATGGGAAGGTAGGACTTAAAATTCATTGCTTAGATTTTCTTAAGCTGCGAACTGAActttgtgtttgtggtttttcTAACTCCTCGTAAAAGGAAGTACGAAATGTATTCACTACTTGGCTCTGAGCTCGAATTCTGTTAATCCCCCTAAACCATAAGATCTGACCATGACATAATTCTCTTTCAGCATGGTCAATCTCTCCTGCACCTTCAGCTAGTTCTGCCTCAAGGATTTCTTCCTTTGGTCGCCCATGACCAAGTTCTGTCAAGAACTTCAAATAGCTATTTGGAATTGTTGTTATCAGCTGGCCCCACAGTAATGTTCCTATCCCTAGGAAAAGTGACCATAGCCACTGTTCGACTGTAAGCTCAGTACAACTAAAGGGCTTCCCACCAACCTCTACTATAACTAACTGTACAAGTAATGTACCACCAGTTATAGCACAAAAGATGGCATTACTGAATATTCCCTCAAAGACATTCCTTTCACCATGAACCTTTCGGGCATTGATTTCATTACAAAGCTGCATCAACACAAAAGTATTGAATACAATTGTGTAATGCTTGGAGGGTGGGGAATGCAGAGGAGCATTTCTTCCACTGTCAATATCGAAAAGCTTTTCACCAGTAAAAACAAGTGTAAAGATGACCACAAGCTGATAGAATGCCTGACCCAAAATGTTTTTCATCATTGTGTGGGAGATTAGGGGTTTATTCCTTCCATAAGGCTTCCGTAGCAAGAGAGACTCAGTTGGTTTTTCGGTAGCTAAAGCAAGAGAAGCAAATGTGTCCATAATGAGGTTCACCCACAGCATCTGCACAGTTTTCAGTGGTGAATCTTGTGTAATACATGCTCCCACAAATGCAACAATTACTGCTACTACATTGACAGTAAGCTGGAACTGCAAGAATTTGGAGATACTGTCATATACATTTCTGCCCCACATAACTGCTTTAACGATGCTTGTGAAGTTGTCATCTGTGAGAATAATATCCGATGCTTCTTTAGCTACATCTGTTCCAGCAATGCCCATAGCAAAACCAACATCTGCTTCCTTCAATGCTGGTGCATCATTAGTACCATCGCCAGTTACTGCCACAACTTGTCTCTGTTCTGAGATGGTGCTATCAATTATACCTTTTACCAATGTGTGTTTGTCAGTGGGAGAGGATCTTGCAAGCACCCTAAGTTTTGGCCAAATCTTGTCTAGGAGCTCTTGCTTAATCTCTCCTTTTTCATTACGAATTAGTCTGTTCAACTCTTTTCCCTCTAAGCAAAGGAAGGTCTCCCCAGGatgcaaaataccacatttcaaAGCAATTGTGCGTGCAGTATTAATGTTATCGCCAGTAACCATACGCACTGTGATGCCAGCATTCTGGCATTTTGTTATTGCATCAGGAACCTCAGGCCTCAATGGATCGTCAATGCCAACAACTGCAATACATGTAAGTTCCATGATAATATTGTTTTCATTGTCCCACTCTGGTTCAGGCTGCCCTGCTGGGAAATCTTTGAATGCTAGACATATGGTTCTGAGTCCATCAGAAGCCATAGGTTTGACCACATTTTTTACAATATCATCATAGTCCTTTGAGTTGAATGGTTTAGGTTTACCAGCAGCATTCAAGATTTTGTTGCATTTTTTAAGTACTATCTCAGAAGCACCCTTGGTGAACATTCGGTAACTACCATCAACATTTTTCAATACCGTACTCATTGATTTTCTATCAGAGTTGAAGGTGTATACTTTATACAACTTTTCTTCTGGTATTTGATTTCTTACAGCCTGATAATCCTGTTTTAAATCCAGAAGAAATCCCAGCAAGGCACAATCAGTTTTATTGCCAACCTGACGTGGCAAGCCACTTTCTTTTTCAGGAGGCAATATTTTGGAAGTGTAAGCACAATTCACAGAAATACCTGTTAAAAGATAGTTCAGAGTAGTCTGAGGAATTGATTCACATGCAGGAATAATTTTATGATGCATTTCGCTGATGAAAGCCTGGACTACTGCCATTCTGTTCATGGTTAATGTTCCCGTTTTATCCGAGCAAATGGTTGTTGCATTGCCCATTGTTTCACAAGCATCCAAATGCCGCACTAGGTTATTATCTTTCATCATTTCCTTTACAGAGTAGGCAAGTGAAATAGTGACAGCAAGTGGGAGACCCTCTGGCACGGCCACCACCAGGACTGTAACTCCAATAATGAAGAActtcacaaaatattttatataaactgGGGTGCACTGAGCAGTCCAAATATGCTCCTGAATCaagaatgt
This genomic interval carries:
- the LOC125640771 gene encoding plasma membrane calcium-transporting ATPase 1-like isoform X2, which gives rise to MSRNPRAPDMTVVAREDHHEAEDFEMTLAELHALMELRSVNALKKIKESYGDVFGICTRLKTSPNTVCIDNHSATEEGENEMAWIDGTAILLSVACVVLATALNDWSKEKQFRRLQHHIEKEQKFAVIRDGQVIQIPITDIVVGDIVPIKYGDLLPADGVLLQGNDLKIDESSLTGESDHVKKTLSGDPMLLSGSHVVEGSGRMVITAVGVNSQMGIILTLLGVGGEQGKERVKKKKKEQDGSPENSNKAKAQDYAATEMQPGTSEESTNGEETVNRQSNLRKKEKSVLQGKLTRLAVQIGKAGLAMSTITVVVLIVYFLIKTFLIQEHIWTAQCTPVYIKYFVKFFIIGVTVLVVAVPEGLPLAVTISLAYSVKEMMKDNNLVRHLDACETMGNATTICSDKTGTLTMNRMAVVQAFISEMHHKIIPACESIPQTTLNYLLTGISVNCAYTSKILPPEKESGLPRQVGNKTDCALLGFLLDLKQDYQAVRNQIPEEKLYKVYTFNSDRKSMSTVLKNVDGSYRMFTKGASEIVLKKCNKILNAAGKPKPFNSKDYDDIVKNVVKPMASDGLRTICLAFKDFPAGQPEPEWDNENNIIMELTCIAVVGIDDPLRPEVPDAITKCQNAGITVRMVTGDNINTARTIALKCGILHPGETFLCLEGKELNRLIRNEKGEIKQELLDKIWPKLRVLARSSPTDKHTLVKGIIDSTISEQRQVVAVTGDGTNDAPALKEADVGFAMGIAGTDVAKEASDIILTDDNFTSIVKAVMWGRNVYDSISKFLQFQLTVNVVAVIVAFVGACITQDSPLKTVQMLWVNLIMDTFASLALATEKPTESLLLRKPYGRNKPLISHTMMKNILGQAFYQLVVIFTLVFTGEKLFDIDSGRNAPLHSPPSKHYTIVFNTFVLMQLCNEINARKVHGERNVFEGIFSNAIFCAITGGTLLVQLVIVEVGGKPFSCTELTVEQWLWSLFLGIGTLLWGQLITTIPNSYLKFLTELGHGRPKEEILEAELAEGAGEIDHAERELCHGQILWFRGINRIRAQSQVVNTFRTSFYEELEKPQTQSSVRSLRKSKQ
- the LOC125640771 gene encoding plasma membrane calcium-transporting ATPase 1-like isoform X1; the protein is MSRNPRAPDMTVVAREDHHEAEDFEMTLAELHALMELRSVNALKKIKESYGDVFGICTRLKTSPQEGIRGDPLDIARRQAVLGKNFIPRQKPKSFLQLIWEALQDVTLITLEIAATVSLALSFYTPSRGKNTVCIDNHSATEEGENEMAWIDGTAILLSVACVVLATALNDWSKEKQFRRLQHHIEKEQKFAVIRDGQVIQIPITDIVVGDIVPIKYGDLLPADGVLLQGNDLKIDESSLTGESDHVKKTLSGDPMLLSGSHVVEGSGRMVITAVGVNSQMGIILTLLGVGGEQGKERVKKKKKEQDGSPENSNKAKAQDYAATEMQPGTSEESTNGEETVNRQSNLRKKEKSVLQGKLTRLAVQIGKAGLAMSTITVVVLIVYFLIKTFLIQEHIWTAQCTPVYIKYFVKFFIIGVTVLVVAVPEGLPLAVTISLAYSVKEMMKDNNLVRHLDACETMGNATTICSDKTGTLTMNRMAVVQAFISEMHHKIIPACESIPQTTLNYLLTGISVNCAYTSKILPPEKESGLPRQVGNKTDCALLGFLLDLKQDYQAVRNQIPEEKLYKVYTFNSDRKSMSTVLKNVDGSYRMFTKGASEIVLKKCNKILNAAGKPKPFNSKDYDDIVKNVVKPMASDGLRTICLAFKDFPAGQPEPEWDNENNIIMELTCIAVVGIDDPLRPEVPDAITKCQNAGITVRMVTGDNINTARTIALKCGILHPGETFLCLEGKELNRLIRNEKGEIKQELLDKIWPKLRVLARSSPTDKHTLVKGIIDSTISEQRQVVAVTGDGTNDAPALKEADVGFAMGIAGTDVAKEASDIILTDDNFTSIVKAVMWGRNVYDSISKFLQFQLTVNVVAVIVAFVGACITQDSPLKTVQMLWVNLIMDTFASLALATEKPTESLLLRKPYGRNKPLISHTMMKNILGQAFYQLVVIFTLVFTGEKLFDIDSGRNAPLHSPPSKHYTIVFNTFVLMQLCNEINARKVHGERNVFEGIFSNAIFCAITGGTLLVQLVIVEVGGKPFSCTELTVEQWLWSLFLGIGTLLWGQLITTIPNSYLKFLTELGHGRPKEEILEAELAEGAGEIDHAERELCHGQILWFRGINRIRAQSQVVNTFRTSFYEELEKPQTQSSVRSLRKSKQ